Genomic window (Pseudomonas sp. MM211):
ATTTCATGCAGATCTTCGACATCTCGTTTAGATAGGTGTTGAGCAGGTCGGTCAGGGCTTCGGCTTCCAGCTCTTCGGACAGCTCGGTGAAACCACGGATATCGGAGAAGAACACCGTGAGCTTCTTGCGCTGGGTTTCCAGGCGCACGTGTTTCTTGCCGCTGAAGATCGACTCCCACACCTGGGGCGACAGGTACTTGGCCAGGTTGCGAGCCAGACGCGCGGCCTTTTCCTGCTCACGCTTGATCTCGATGCGTACCTGGCTGAGGCGGATGCTCTGCTGGTGTACGAAGTAGGCGGTTATGCAGATATACAGCGTGGTAAAGAGGATACTGACCAGCGCCACCAGAGCCGGTGTTTCCGGTGCGACGTGCAGGTCGGTGAGTGAGGCGGTGAGCAGCGCACCGCTGCAGGCCACCAACAGGGCAAGGCCCATGTCACGCAGCCCGCCGACGATCAAAGCGCTGAAGGTCAGCGTGAGCAGGCACATCAGGCTGGGCACCACCGAGAAACCCAACAGCGCTGCAGCGGCACCACAGTGCAGGGCATCGACGAACAGCAGGGTCATGATCGTGCGATGCGGGTGATCGTCCCTGAAGCGTTTGCTGATCCAGTAAGCCAGGTGCGGGTAGAGCAGGGCGTACGGTACCAGCCACAGCAACTCGTGGCTGAACACCTGCGCATAGGTGCCGGCGGCGACGCTGGCGGCTATGGCGATGTAG
Coding sequences:
- a CDS encoding adenylate/guanylate cyclase domain-containing protein, which translates into the protein MNATLSAIPNGLPTLSTREYYSRVLAYIAIAASVAAGTYAQVFSHELLWLVPYALLYPHLAYWISKRFRDDHPHRTIMTLLFVDALHCGAAAALLGFSVVPSLMCLLTLTFSALIVGGLRDMGLALLVACSGALLTASLTDLHVAPETPALVALVSILFTTLYICITAYFVHQQSIRLSQVRIEIKREQEKAARLARNLAKYLSPQVWESIFSGKKHVRLETQRKKLTVFFSDIRGFTELSEELEAEALTDLLNTYLNEMSKICMKFGGTIDKFIGDSVMVFFGDPSSQGAKKDAMAAVSMAIAMRKHMKVLRQHWRAQGITKPLEIRMGLNTGYCTVGNFGADTRMDYTIIGRDVNLASRLESAAEAGEILISHETYSLIKDVIMCRDKGQINVKGFTRPVQIYQVVDFRRDLGATSSYVEHELPGFSMYLDTNGIQNFDKERVIQALQQAAEKLRDKIIM